The genomic segment TTGACTTTCGTTTTGAGATACATTTGCCTTGTTAAGACCAGAAATGGCGTTCGACACTTTGCTGAAAATTTCGATGACCTGTTGAAGTGAACGTTAAAAAGTCAATGGTTTTGTCCCTCCGCTATGTCACTTAATTGAGAAGGAACATAAACCTTTTTTCCAGACGCATCCCTGTTTTACCTTAATTTTCTAATTAGCTCATCACTTATCATACTGTGAACAAGTGTATCTCGTTAATGAAGAATTAACCAATAACACAAACATACAAGTGCTTAAAATGCTTAAGTAAGGAGGAAAAAGTCAAATACTTTATTGAGTACTTACTATCGATGTCCGAATTTTGTGAATATAACCTAAGGAATATtctcctcgaaagtgaaagacttaaaatttagctcaaacttttctcaacgaatgtttcaacctttctctttcacaatcaagaataaaaattggcgTCACCGTGCGAATTTTTGCATCGGAGAAACAAATtgtccaagatttaccgatatttgtaagtcaaaatggccaccatccctgtgctaactctatctagaaaaattaaatttttgaatttcgaaaaattaagacgatgaaaagttttcttatatcgagggctttaaaatgaacccccacaaatggtagatcgcCAAGgagttgaaaaagtttgagagtccgactatctctccccgaggcgcgttctaccttaaacattgtaaaaCCCTCTTCAATTCTTACCTCACGTGCTGAGAGGCTCGATTCAGTCCCATTTGAAGCGGTGAACATTGCTGGGATCTTTGCTTtgtttgaaaggaaaaaaagaattgaaatgaTAAGTTTTAGTGTTCACGAACCAACAGGCTTACATATTTTAGCATATATAAGAAAACAATTATGATAATACTCGAAAATACTATGAACATTATGAATAGATGAATTTCACAACTTGAACCCTTAACTCAATCTCGATGCTGACAATTACACGTCACTGATGCCAGTTAAAACCAACACACCTCAGATTTCATATGTATTTTAATGTTCCACAAAATCAAAATCGAAAGACACTGCGTGATAACTTTGTGTTTCATCCTGTGGCTGTACCTTTAATAATCAATATAGTCTCGGAAGTACCAACGCAAAAACCAAAATAACATGACATAAATTTATTAGAAATTTAATCGAGATACATGTACGAAATTGAAACCCGCACACAAGACTGATTTGCTGAGTAATCTACGCGGCATTTAAATAAAAAGGCACTGTAAATTTTATAACTTCAAATAAGCAAGGATTTGTTTCTGATTCTCAAAGTTTCCAATTTTTGAATATTACGGAGACAAGTAAACTGACTCAAAAAGATACAGTCTGATTTACCTTCAACTACCACTGTGAACGAACACACAGCCATATTGCCAGAAGGGTCTGTCGCTTCATAAGTCACGACGGTACTTCCGATGAAGAAATCGCTTCCAGGATCATGACTTCCTTGGACTTGCACAGATTCAGAATTATCAGTGGCATAAGGAAGTGGCCATGTCACTGAAACTGTCGGGTTGTCAATAAATGCGGTAGTCAAAATGTCCGCCGGACAATGAATGTCGGGCTTATCAATGTCTGTTGGAAAATACATGCAAAACAACACAATTGGTACTTTTGCTTGTCGCATGGCTAATAGATTGACTATACcttcacgggggggggggggggcaaataaTATTACACTAATCTTCAAGAGACCGGAGCCTAGATATAGTTGATGATTTTGTCACCTGTATTACCATAATTTCTGCAATTATGCTGTTTCACATTGATTTCATCTTTCGGTTATATGACTAGTGAATAAATCAGTAGCAGCAAATGTCTAAACTCACAATGTATTATTTCCTTACGAATGAATAAATGTTAAACTAAAAAAGTGTTACATGTGTACAAAATTGGAGAGTCTTTCGGGTGTATAGCTAGGAAGCTTTGCATTTTGTTAGCAGAGGAGCATTCTACTACTGTCACGTGACGTGACAATcattatcaatgaatgaatgaatgaatgaatgaatgaatgaatgctttatttcaccagatgcttcacagtatgtacaataatgaaaattatcagaaaaactgTGTATTACTGAAATTGTACAAAgtcaagaaaagaaaagaacatcGCAATATTGTAAAATCTGGTGGGGGCCATGAAAATAGTCTAAAAGGACTAGTCGAGTTCATGGCCCGTGAGTATACTAATAACTATTCGGTACAAGCTTAAGTGTGATGGAGGATAGAAACAAACACTCATAATCATTATCAAACGGTGACGAAcaaatgtttgaattaacaAACTTTTAGTATGGAAAATCTACcgtatataaaaataaacattctCAGTTCATATGAAGTCGTTGGGGGAAATCATATTTGGTCACTATTAAAAGACTTTGAGAAATATGTCATCCTCTTCATGCAAGCTTTTCTTTAGGGAAAAGAGGCATTGAGGTATGTAcatctgggacagatatttggactaaaACTGTGAAAAGCCTTTTGATCTAGCAATTGTTGGGCTAATTCGAAGCTTATGGAAAGAATGAACTTTTGCAggcttattttttttgaaaattgataatgTTATTTGTCCCATGCTGTTAACACAGAGAAAGCGGATATTTAGAATTACAAGTGTCGGGAAACGTTGAATACTTGATCTAGTACCAAAATTAAACTGTCTCCCCcatcgattttcattcttgattttgaaagagatatatatatacgagTCGTTTAACAGAGCAAATTTGAGCAAGTTTAACctttttactttcgaggcgctaAGTACGTTAAACGCTATTGTAAGCTTTTCTGTTTGAACTCCTACCTCTTATCAGCCCACTTGTAAAAATTTCGGTGGCTCCGAATTCCCCCTCGTCGCTTTTCAAATAGCATCCCCCGCCGTCACTACTCCACGTCCAACCTTTGCATCCTGGAGTACCCTTGCACGTCTGACAACACTCCTCTGCGTTATTGGTATTATTGCCCTGCCCTCCGAACATATCGTAGCCTGCTATATCGAAACCTTCACGGATAGTACCGCATGCTAAAAGTAGGGTGGAGCGAAAGCAGAAAAACTCATCTTTATGAACGACCTGCAATAGTCTAATCTTCATAAACAACCTAAAAAGTATAATGTTGAATATTGATGGAACGACAAATACTCATATATCTTCTTCCATAGTAAAATGGTTCACTTTATTAAGCATAGTTACGGATATTCTTTCCTCATTAGGTATTTGAATTTGGGCATAAGAAATGGAAAAGACAagacaataaaatgaaaaaacattgAGAATATTTCTGAGGCACGCCCTCGTACGATGTATTtcatgtaaaattgaaatgaatcACAAACTGTTCCTCATTCATCTATTTTAATGCTGGAAACGTGAGCATTACCGGGCTTCTTCTTTATtctggccaaatatgacacctcggtcactcaaatgattagcgacagcattcccggctttgacttattacagtgatttatatctgtatcttttcatacaatatttagacaattttgggaccaatcctgacgggtgtagcatgctagcagggtacgcttacccattccggacacctggtaccgccactaactatcagtggttcaggatggtcctactt from the Ptychodera flava strain L36383 chromosome 2, AS_Pfla_20210202, whole genome shotgun sequence genome contains:
- the LOC139124200 gene encoding sushi, von Willebrand factor type A, EGF and pentraxin domain-containing protein 1-like; this encodes MFVSWCIAMSTTLITLLSLLQIFSVGLTSPCGTIREGFDIAGYDMFGGQGNNTNNAEECCQTCKGTPGCKGWTWSSDGGGCYLKSDEGEFGATEIFTSGLIRDIDKPDIHCPADILTTAFIDNPTVSVTWPLPYATDNSESVQVQGSHDPGSDFFIGSTVVTYEATDPSGNMAVCSFTVVVEGTATG